From the Lolium rigidum isolate FL_2022 chromosome 2, APGP_CSIRO_Lrig_0.1, whole genome shotgun sequence genome, one window contains:
- the LOC124688816 gene encoding protein FD-like, which yields MSEDEAAGSPQLSLSGFSSLFSISTTTPHPHHHHHHDLPPPSLSLSIGTGGEEHEEEDQVVSSGQQGTTARVRMMKNRESALRSRARKRAYVQELEKEVRRLADDNLRLKRQFKQLKTEIAALVQQQQTNGSPHRRTSYTQF from the exons ATGTCCGAGGACGAAGCCGCTGGCAGCCCGCAGCTGAGCCTTAGCGGTTTCAGCTCCCTCttctccatctccaccaccaccccgcatcctcaccaccaccaccaccacgacctgccgccgccctctctctccctcagcATCGGCACCGGCGGGGAGGAGCATGAGGAGGAGGACCAGGTCGTCAGCAGCGGCCAGCAGGGAACCACCGCCCGCGTCCGGATGATGAAGAACCGGGAGTCCGCGCTACGCTCCCGGGCCAGGAAGAGGGCCTACGTGCAGGAGCTCGAGAAGGAGGTGCGCCGGCTCGCCGACGACAATCTCAGACTGAAAAGACAGTTCAAACAG CTTAAAACGGAGATCGCCGCACTCGTCCAGCAGCAGCAAACCAACGGCAGCCCACACAGAAGAACCTCCTACACGCAGTTCTAG